A region from the uncultured Draconibacterium sp. genome encodes:
- a CDS encoding tRNA threonylcarbamoyladenosine dehydratase, which translates to MHWLERTELLLGQDRLAKLKGANVLVVGLGGVGAYAAEQLCRAGIGKMTIVDGDVVEKTNRNRQLPALQSTTGMPKAEVLAKRFKDINPELELSIVNNFIRDEKTIELLKSQAFNYVVDAIDTLSPKVFLVYHALQLGLPVISSMGAGGKMDPSKVELCDIKKSYNCKLAKMMRKRLSRLGIKKGVKVVFSSEEIDENAVRLEEGQNKKSTVGTVSYMPPVFGCFIASAVIRDLIEQ; encoded by the coding sequence ATGCACTGGTTGGAACGAACCGAGCTGTTACTCGGACAAGATAGATTGGCAAAACTTAAAGGGGCTAATGTTTTGGTGGTTGGATTAGGAGGAGTGGGGGCTTATGCCGCCGAACAGCTATGCCGGGCTGGTATTGGAAAAATGACCATAGTTGATGGAGACGTGGTGGAGAAAACCAACCGTAACCGGCAGTTACCGGCTTTGCAAAGTACAACCGGTATGCCAAAAGCCGAAGTGCTGGCCAAACGTTTTAAAGATATCAACCCCGAGTTGGAACTAAGTATTGTGAACAACTTTATTCGCGATGAAAAGACCATTGAACTGTTAAAAAGCCAGGCCTTTAATTATGTGGTTGATGCTATCGATACGCTATCGCCTAAAGTTTTTCTGGTTTATCATGCCTTGCAGTTGGGGCTTCCGGTAATTAGCTCGATGGGAGCCGGAGGAAAAATGGACCCCTCAAAAGTTGAACTTTGCGACATAAAAAAATCATACAACTGCAAATTGGCAAAAATGATGCGTAAACGTTTATCGCGCCTGGGAATAAAAAAAGGGGTAAAAGTTGTCTTCTCTTCAGAAGAAATAGATGAGAATGCGGTGCGTCTGGAAGAAGGTCAGAATAAAAAATCAACTGTTGGAACCGTTTCGTATATGCCGCCCGTATTTGGCTGTTTTATTGCCAGCGCAGTTATTCGCGATTTAATTGAACAATAA
- a CDS encoding TatD family hydrolase translates to MSSIPYIDIHTHPYRKETNTVTVQNIFPGDGFAAFSGRNFYSVGLHPWHIGTKQANNEALQMVEEALEFDHVIFVGEAGLDKINGGDFIEQLRVFEAQAVMAEEYQYPLIIHCVKALNEVVALRHKMNPVMPWILHAYNGSLEITKQLVSKGFLFSFGQSLFRENSKAVDSFNYLPLDKIFLETDELDLEVSSIYERAAKLKNINLEDLKRSIWKNFNQIENSLSSERF, encoded by the coding sequence ATGTCATCTATTCCCTATATTGATATTCACACACATCCGTACCGGAAAGAAACCAATACCGTTACGGTACAGAATATTTTTCCGGGAGATGGTTTCGCTGCTTTTTCGGGTAGGAATTTCTATTCGGTGGGGCTTCATCCCTGGCATATTGGGACAAAGCAAGCCAACAATGAAGCCCTGCAAATGGTGGAAGAAGCATTGGAGTTTGACCATGTTATTTTTGTAGGAGAAGCCGGGTTGGATAAAATAAATGGAGGCGACTTTATCGAGCAATTAAGGGTTTTTGAAGCACAGGCGGTAATGGCCGAAGAGTACCAGTATCCGCTAATTATTCATTGCGTTAAGGCTTTAAACGAAGTTGTTGCATTACGGCATAAAATGAATCCGGTAATGCCCTGGATTCTTCATGCCTACAACGGTAGCCTGGAAATAACCAAGCAACTGGTTTCAAAAGGATTCTTGTTTTCATTTGGTCAAAGTTTGTTTCGCGAAAACTCAAAAGCTGTTGACTCATTTAACTACCTGCCACTTGATAAAATATTTTTGGAAACTGATGAGCTCGACCTTGAGGTGTCATCCATATACGAGCGTGCGGCTAAATTAAAGAATATAAACCTGGAAGACCTGAAACGATCAATCTGGAAAAACTTTAATCAAATAGAAAATTCTTTGTCGTCAGAGCGGTTTTAA
- the elbB gene encoding isoprenoid biosynthesis glyoxalase ElbB — protein MKNIAVVLAGNGVYDGAEIHEATLTMLAIAQQGANYQCFAPDTNQAHVINHLSGEEMPETRNVLVEAARIARGNIKALSEYKAEEFDAIVFPGGFGAAKNLCTFAFDGPNCKVNADVETAIKETVSAGKPIGALCISPALIAKVLGDVQLTIGSDKGTAEAIETLGAKHITTTHGEIVVDEKYKVVTTPCYMLDATISQIAVGASNVIAKILEIA, from the coding sequence ATGAAAAATATAGCAGTAGTATTAGCTGGAAATGGCGTTTATGATGGAGCCGAAATACATGAAGCAACTTTAACAATGTTGGCTATTGCACAGCAAGGTGCAAACTACCAGTGTTTTGCGCCCGATACCAATCAGGCACATGTTATTAATCACCTAAGCGGCGAGGAAATGCCCGAAACAAGAAATGTGTTGGTAGAGGCAGCACGAATTGCCCGCGGAAATATTAAAGCACTATCGGAATACAAGGCAGAAGAATTTGATGCGATTGTTTTTCCGGGAGGATTTGGCGCGGCCAAAAACCTTTGTACTTTTGCCTTTGACGGGCCCAATTGTAAGGTTAATGCTGATGTGGAAACAGCTATAAAAGAAACCGTTTCAGCAGGAAAACCGATTGGTGCCTTGTGTATTTCGCCGGCACTTATTGCAAAAGTTTTAGGCGATGTGCAACTTACCATTGGTAGCGATAAGGGAACGGCAGAGGCTATTGAAACCCTTGGGGCCAAGCATATTACAACTACACATGGCGAAATTGTTGTAGATGAAAAATACAAAGTGGTTACAACGCCTTGTTATATGCTTGATGCCACTATTTCGCAAATAGCAGTTGGCGCGTCTAATGTTATTGCCAAAATATTGGAAATTGCCTAA
- the metA gene encoding homoserine O-succinyltransferase, which yields MPLNIPDKLPAIEILREENIFVMDLSRAAHQDIRPLKIIILNLMPLKISTETDLLRLLSNSPLQIEIDFLKIKGHTPKNTPSTHMKEFYRTFDELRNKKYDGMIITGAPVEQLEFEEVTYWDEMKEILDWAEHHVTSSLFICWAAQAALFHYYKVPKYPLGKKMFGVFEHRLSNGKLPIFRGFDDAFFIPHSRHTEVRKADIEKIDALQIISCSEEAGVSIVKAKNGRQLFITGHSEYSRHTLDEEYKRDKAKNLPIEIPTNYYPNNDPSKKPVMRWKSTANLLFSNWLNYYVYQETPYDLEQID from the coding sequence ATGCCATTAAATATTCCCGATAAACTTCCGGCAATCGAGATTCTTCGTGAAGAAAATATATTTGTGATGGATTTGTCAAGGGCAGCGCATCAGGATATCCGCCCATTAAAAATTATTATTTTAAACCTGATGCCACTAAAAATTAGTACAGAAACCGATTTATTGCGTTTATTATCTAACTCGCCTTTGCAGATTGAAATTGATTTTCTGAAAATTAAGGGACATACGCCTAAGAATACACCATCAACGCACATGAAGGAGTTTTACCGGACATTTGATGAGTTGCGAAATAAAAAATACGATGGAATGATTATTACGGGTGCACCGGTTGAACAACTCGAATTTGAAGAAGTCACGTATTGGGATGAAATGAAAGAAATACTTGATTGGGCCGAGCACCACGTAACTTCGTCGTTATTTATTTGCTGGGCTGCTCAGGCTGCACTATTTCATTACTACAAAGTACCCAAATATCCGCTTGGCAAGAAAATGTTCGGAGTTTTCGAACACCGTTTGTCAAATGGTAAATTGCCAATTTTCAGAGGTTTTGACGATGCTTTTTTTATTCCTCATTCGCGGCACACCGAAGTACGTAAAGCAGATATCGAAAAAATTGATGCGTTACAAATTATCAGTTGCTCTGAGGAAGCCGGAGTATCGATTGTAAAGGCTAAAAACGGGCGACAGCTTTTTATCACTGGGCATTCTGAGTATTCGCGACATACGCTGGATGAAGAGTACAAACGCGATAAGGCCAAAAATCTTCCCATAGAAATTCCGACAAATTATTACCCCAATAACGACCCCTCAAAAAAACCTGTTATGCGCTGGAAATCAACCGCCAACCTTTTGTTTTCAAACTGGCTCAACTACTACGTTTACCAGGAGACCCCCTACGATCTTGAACAGATAGATTGA
- a CDS encoding O-acetylhomoserine aminocarboxypropyltransferase/cysteine synthase — MTTQKLNFETLQLHAGQQPDAVTNSRAVPIYQTTSYVFNDADHAANLFALKEFGNIYTRIMNPTSDVFEQRVAALEGGAAALAVGSGHAAQFLALNTILDIGDNIVSSPYLYGGTYNQFKVSFKRLGIEARLTVDLNAESFEKLIDEKTKAIYLETIGNPGFVIPDFDAIAAVAKKYDIPFIVDNTFAGGGYLFRPIEHGADIVVESATKWIGGHGTSIGGVIVDAGTYNWGNGKFPGFTEPSEGYHGLKYWDVFNFDGPFGNIAFIIKARVEGLRDYGAAISPFNSFLLLQGLETLSLRMDRHVENTLALAKWLEAHPKVESVNYPGLESSSSYANAKKFLPKGAGGVLSFNVKGDKETANKVVNNLELVSHLANVGDAKTLIIQPAATTHQQLSEEAQLAAGVFPTQLRVSVGLEHIDDILADFEQALDKA, encoded by the coding sequence ATGACAACTCAGAAATTAAATTTTGAAACCCTGCAACTACATGCAGGACAGCAACCCGATGCAGTAACCAACTCACGTGCTGTGCCTATTTACCAAACAACCTCGTACGTGTTTAACGATGCCGACCACGCAGCTAATCTTTTTGCGCTGAAAGAGTTTGGCAACATTTATACACGAATAATGAACCCAACTTCGGATGTCTTTGAACAGCGCGTAGCAGCCCTTGAAGGAGGTGCAGCAGCACTGGCAGTGGGGTCAGGGCATGCAGCTCAATTTCTGGCTCTGAATACAATTCTTGATATTGGTGATAACATTGTGTCGTCGCCGTACTTGTATGGTGGAACCTACAACCAGTTTAAAGTTAGTTTTAAACGACTTGGAATTGAGGCGCGCCTTACAGTAGACCTGAACGCCGAATCGTTTGAAAAACTGATCGATGAAAAAACAAAGGCCATCTACCTTGAGACCATTGGAAATCCGGGATTTGTAATTCCTGATTTTGATGCCATCGCAGCTGTTGCCAAAAAATACGATATACCGTTTATTGTTGATAATACTTTTGCCGGTGGCGGTTACTTATTTCGTCCGATTGAGCATGGTGCCGATATTGTAGTTGAATCGGCAACCAAATGGATTGGCGGACATGGAACAAGTATTGGCGGTGTTATTGTTGATGCCGGAACCTACAACTGGGGCAATGGCAAATTTCCCGGGTTTACCGAACCTTCGGAAGGGTATCATGGACTAAAATATTGGGATGTGTTTAATTTCGACGGACCATTCGGAAACATTGCCTTTATAATAAAAGCGCGTGTTGAAGGCTTGCGTGATTACGGAGCAGCAATTAGCCCGTTTAACTCCTTTTTATTGTTGCAGGGGCTTGAAACACTTTCGTTAAGAATGGATAGGCATGTAGAGAACACCTTGGCTTTGGCAAAGTGGCTTGAGGCGCACCCAAAAGTAGAAAGTGTTAATTATCCGGGACTCGAAAGCAGTTCATCTTACGCCAATGCTAAAAAGTTCTTGCCAAAGGGAGCCGGAGGTGTGCTTTCGTTTAACGTAAAAGGCGATAAAGAAACCGCGAATAAAGTGGTTAACAACCTGGAGCTGGTAAGTCACCTGGCTAATGTTGGCGATGCAAAAACCTTAATTATACAGCCGGCAGCAACAACACATCAGCAACTGTCGGAAGAGGCACAACTGGCAGCCGGAGTATTTCCTACGCAGCTTAGGGTTAGTGTTGGACTGGAACATATTGATGATATTCTGGCTGATTTTGAACAGGCCCTGGATAAAGCCTAA
- a CDS encoding ACT domain-containing protein, with protein MSDKVIRFGGSHIGNPKALANLQSWLKNDDSRTYVVVSAIPELLQLIQSKLDLVFIQELDETKLIAELSGFYGQVTTAEVTAAFNQLAKQLSGLLKGISLIGDYSPALRDQVLSFSEKLSVEILAAVWSGAHILLPEEIGLLASSDFGNATFLSLNIITVNQLENGVYLVPGTYGITDSNKVVRTGKTAADYTAAFFTRELGVKALKLWGLDNDFQRANPGIINSPEVIGRLTYAEASELAYFEHYSFHPRTVEPLEHEHIPIQVIDAASADGKVTTVINTETWVEEQIVKSVACTDDISLLKLDGPGVGLKPGILAKVTSQLNNAGVNIKSVITSQTSINFILSEENGTKAMNLINDLGFSAVTDIAVITDVALIGIVGHGMQQAYGVSAKIFAAVANNKINVMLSGSGASDLVSYLVVHKADKEKSVREIYKAFFGA; from the coding sequence ATGTCGGATAAGGTTATTCGATTTGGAGGAAGCCATATAGGTAACCCAAAAGCATTAGCAAACTTACAAAGCTGGTTGAAAAACGATGATAGCAGAACCTATGTTGTTGTTTCAGCTATCCCTGAGTTGCTTCAGCTTATTCAGTCAAAACTCGATTTGGTTTTTATTCAGGAATTGGATGAAACTAAGTTAATAGCTGAATTATCAGGATTTTACGGGCAAGTTACTACAGCCGAAGTAACGGCAGCATTTAACCAATTAGCCAAACAGTTGAGTGGTTTACTAAAAGGCATTAGCCTGATTGGTGACTATTCGCCCGCATTAAGAGACCAGGTACTAAGTTTTTCCGAAAAATTATCGGTAGAAATTTTAGCCGCAGTATGGTCGGGGGCCCATATTTTACTTCCTGAAGAAATTGGCTTGCTGGCTTCTTCCGACTTTGGTAATGCTACGTTTTTATCGCTTAACATCATTACAGTAAATCAATTAGAAAACGGTGTCTACCTGGTTCCCGGTACCTACGGAATTACAGATTCTAATAAAGTGGTGCGAACCGGTAAAACTGCGGCTGATTATACTGCAGCTTTTTTTACACGAGAACTGGGAGTTAAAGCGCTTAAACTATGGGGGCTTGATAACGATTTTCAACGCGCCAACCCTGGCATTATAAATTCTCCGGAAGTTATTGGTCGATTAACTTATGCCGAAGCCAGTGAATTAGCCTATTTCGAGCACTATTCATTCCATCCGCGAACAGTGGAACCGCTGGAACACGAACACATTCCAATTCAGGTAATTGATGCTGCCTCGGCAGATGGAAAGGTAACCACAGTGATAAACACTGAAACCTGGGTAGAAGAGCAAATTGTAAAAAGTGTAGCCTGCACCGACGATATTTCGTTGCTAAAACTCGATGGTCCGGGTGTTGGATTAAAACCGGGTATTTTGGCAAAAGTAACTTCGCAGCTCAATAATGCCGGGGTAAACATTAAATCAGTAATTACTTCACAAACTTCAATTAATTTTATTTTAAGTGAAGAAAATGGTACGAAAGCCATGAACCTGATAAACGATCTTGGGTTCTCGGCTGTTACCGATATAGCTGTAATTACCGATGTGGCGCTTATTGGTATTGTTGGGCACGGAATGCAACAGGCCTATGGTGTATCGGCCAAAATATTTGCTGCCGTAGCCAATAATAAAATAAATGTGATGCTTAGCGGATCTGGAGCCTCCGATTTGGTAAGCTACCTTGTGGTGCATAAGGCAGACAAAGAAAAAAGTGTTCGCGAAATTTACAAGGCGTTTTTTGGCGCTTAA
- the asnA gene encoding aspartate--ammonia ligase, which yields MKLTIPEGYQSVLDVQQTEQAIKLIKDFFQQNLSSELRLRRVTAPLFVKQGTGINDDLNGIERPVSFPMKDLNETKAEIVQSLAKWKRMALADLKIEKGFGLYTDMNAIRPDEELTNIHSLYVDQWDWERVIGAEQRNLDFLKFIVRKIYSAIVRTEFLVCETYKEIEAELPEEITFIHAEELAAKYPELTPFERETIEAKKHGAIFVIGIGGEMPNGEIHDGRAPDYDDWNSPTVNGCRGLNGDIILWNNVLDRAFEVSSMGIRVDKAALLEQLKIRNAEERKEMLWHQKLLNNELPLTIGGGIGQSRLCMYFLRKAHIGEIQSSIWPDEMIEQCKDTGINLL from the coding sequence ATGAAACTTACAATACCAGAAGGCTATCAGTCGGTTTTAGACGTGCAGCAAACCGAGCAGGCCATTAAATTAATTAAAGACTTTTTTCAACAAAACCTTTCATCCGAACTGCGTTTGCGAAGAGTAACAGCTCCCTTATTTGTAAAACAGGGCACCGGTATTAACGATGATTTAAATGGGATTGAACGCCCGGTTTCTTTTCCGATGAAAGATTTAAACGAAACAAAGGCAGAAATTGTACAATCGTTGGCCAAATGGAAGCGCATGGCTTTAGCCGACTTAAAAATTGAAAAAGGATTTGGGCTTTATACCGATATGAACGCTATTCGCCCTGACGAGGAATTAACAAATATTCATTCGTTGTATGTAGATCAGTGGGACTGGGAACGTGTAATTGGAGCCGAGCAGCGCAATCTCGATTTTTTGAAGTTTATCGTGCGTAAAATATATTCGGCGATTGTACGTACCGAATTTTTGGTGTGTGAAACATATAAAGAAATTGAAGCTGAATTGCCTGAAGAGATAACCTTTATCCATGCCGAAGAGTTGGCTGCAAAATATCCCGAGCTTACCCCTTTCGAGCGCGAAACCATTGAAGCTAAAAAGCACGGAGCTATTTTCGTAATCGGAATTGGTGGCGAAATGCCAAATGGCGAAATACACGATGGCCGTGCCCCCGATTACGATGACTGGAATTCGCCAACAGTAAATGGCTGTAGAGGTTTAAACGGCGATATTATTTTGTGGAACAATGTTTTAGACCGTGCCTTTGAGGTGTCGTCGATGGGAATTAGAGTGGATAAGGCGGCTTTACTTGAACAGTTAAAAATACGAAATGCCGAGGAACGAAAAGAAATGTTGTGGCACCAAAAATTGTTAAACAACGAATTGCCATTAACCATTGGTGGTGGTATTGGACAGTCGCGTTTGTGCATGTATTTTTTGCGTAAAGCTCATATTGGCGAAATTCAATCGAGTATCTGGCCCGATGAGATGATTGAACAGTGCAAGGATACAGGTATAAACCTGCTGTAA
- a CDS encoding MFS transporter has protein sequence MTNFSKNIPRLYLVKISKWFNMVMPIMLLFIESNSMGTYELFVLKAIYSVAIVTMEIPSGWMADVWGRKKTLVLGSILGSAGFLIYSFSYGFWAFVIAEIILGIGHSFVSGADSAMLYDSLKADNKTNKYVREEGRITSAGNFAEAIAGVIGGLLAAISFRTPFYFQFAVAALAIPAAITMVEPKIHTTEHVHSIKKLVKNIRDTFISNKNLRVAILLSAVTGTATLTFAWFVQPFFKAIDLPVELFGVFWTALNLTVGISSVFAYKFELFLGKKWSILFIIILLTAGYIFSGIKVSYGGFVFLFMFYLVRGIATPILKNYINEHTASEVRATMLSVRNFVIRIAFAGIGPLLGWITDNISLNKALIFAGLIYLVSAILVSLPWLKQKH, from the coding sequence ATGACAAACTTCAGCAAAAACATACCGCGGCTCTACCTGGTAAAAATCTCGAAATGGTTTAATATGGTTATGCCCATTATGCTGCTTTTTATAGAAAGCAACAGCATGGGCACCTACGAATTGTTTGTACTAAAAGCCATTTATTCGGTTGCCATTGTTACCATGGAAATACCATCGGGCTGGATGGCAGATGTTTGGGGACGTAAAAAAACGCTCGTCTTGGGTAGCATATTGGGGAGTGCCGGTTTTCTGATTTACAGTTTCTCGTATGGTTTTTGGGCATTTGTTATTGCCGAAATTATCCTTGGAATTGGACATTCTTTTGTTTCGGGAGCCGACTCGGCCATGCTTTACGATAGTTTAAAAGCCGATAACAAAACCAATAAATATGTGCGGGAAGAAGGACGGATTACCTCGGCAGGCAACTTTGCAGAGGCCATAGCCGGAGTTATAGGCGGCCTGCTGGCCGCTATTAGTTTTCGTACACCATTTTACTTTCAGTTTGCGGTGGCGGCTCTTGCCATTCCGGCGGCAATAACTATGGTTGAACCCAAAATACATACAACCGAACATGTACATTCCATAAAAAAGTTAGTTAAAAATATTCGCGACACTTTTATTAGCAACAAAAACCTGCGTGTAGCCATTCTATTATCTGCTGTTACCGGAACGGCCACCTTAACATTTGCCTGGTTTGTACAACCCTTTTTTAAAGCCATTGATTTGCCCGTTGAATTGTTTGGTGTATTCTGGACAGCCCTAAACCTAACGGTGGGTATATCAAGCGTATTTGCCTATAAATTTGAGCTATTTTTAGGTAAAAAGTGGTCAATTCTATTCATTATCATTTTGCTCACTGCTGGTTACATATTTTCAGGAATTAAGGTATCGTACGGGGGCTTTGTTTTTCTATTTATGTTTTACCTGGTACGTGGAATTGCAACTCCTATTTTAAAAAATTACATTAACGAACACACTGCCAGCGAAGTAAGGGCCACCATGCTTTCGGTTCGCAATTTTGTTATTCGGATAGCTTTTGCCGGAATTGGGCCGTTGCTGGGCTGGATTACCGACAATATAAGTTTAAACAAAGCATTAATTTTTGCGGGTTTAATTTACCTGGTTTCGGCAATTTTGGTTAGTCTGCCCTGGCTAAAACAAAAACACTAA
- a CDS encoding MBL fold metallo-hydrolase translates to MANPSIKIKATLLGTGTSQGVPVVACNCDVCASEDPKDKRLRSSLLLTINQQNFVIDAGPDFRQQMLREQVESLRAILLTHEHVDHIFGLDDIRSYNWIQKNPMEIYAEERVQKAIKRIFNYVFASFKYPGIPKMHLEPVDGRLFAIDGIEFMPIRCWHHKLPVYGYRVGDLTYITDTNFIEESELQKIAGTRVLIINCLRKEKHLSHFNLDEVLAIVNRVKPDQTYLTHISHAFGKYETVQAELPDNVFLAYDGLKLEL, encoded by the coding sequence ATGGCAAATCCTTCAATAAAAATTAAGGCAACACTACTCGGAACCGGAACCTCTCAGGGGGTGCCTGTGGTTGCCTGTAATTGCGACGTTTGTGCTTCAGAAGACCCGAAGGACAAGCGACTTCGTTCGTCGCTTTTGCTTACTATAAACCAGCAAAATTTTGTTATTGATGCCGGCCCGGATTTTAGGCAACAAATGTTACGCGAACAGGTGGAGTCCTTACGTGCCATTTTGCTAACCCACGAACATGTCGACCATATCTTTGGACTCGACGACATTCGCTCGTACAATTGGATACAGAAAAATCCGATGGAAATTTATGCTGAGGAGCGGGTGCAAAAAGCCATTAAACGCATTTTTAATTATGTGTTTGCCAGTTTTAAATATCCGGGCATACCGAAGATGCATCTCGAGCCAGTAGATGGCCGCTTGTTCGCTATTGATGGCATTGAGTTTATGCCCATTAGATGCTGGCACCATAAATTGCCTGTGTATGGTTATCGGGTGGGGGATTTAACCTACATTACCGATACTAATTTTATTGAAGAAAGCGAACTTCAAAAAATTGCCGGAACAAGAGTGCTGATTATAAATTGCCTGCGAAAGGAAAAGCACCTTTCGCATTTTAACCTTGATGAAGTTTTGGCAATTGTTAATCGGGTAAAACCAGATCAAACGTATTTAACGCACATTAGCCACGCTTTTGGAAAGTATGAAACCGTACAGGCTGAATTACCCGATAATGTTTTTCTTGCCTACGATGGATTAAAGCTGGAGCTGTAA
- a CDS encoding SAM-dependent methyltransferase — MATLYLVPNVLAEGDWQAVLPAQVGSILTNTKYFIVENIRTARRFMKQVNREIDIDACIFFEINKRTNAADLPKFLKPVVDGNDVAVISEAGCPGVADPGAEVVKMAHKRGIKVVPIVGPSSILLALMASGMNGQNFAFKGYLPVKPQERIRELQNLEKTIKNTQQTQIFIETPYRNNQLVVDVLKGCSQSTLLCIAANITGEKEFIQTKTIQEWKKGGVPDLHKQPVIFLLG, encoded by the coding sequence ATGGCAACACTTTATTTGGTTCCGAATGTATTGGCTGAAGGCGACTGGCAGGCTGTTTTACCTGCACAGGTTGGCTCAATTTTAACAAATACAAAATATTTTATTGTGGAGAATATTCGAACGGCACGCCGGTTTATGAAACAGGTTAACCGCGAAATTGATATTGACGCATGTATCTTTTTTGAGATTAATAAAAGAACCAATGCTGCCGATTTACCAAAGTTTTTAAAACCTGTGGTTGATGGAAATGATGTTGCTGTAATTTCGGAAGCGGGTTGCCCCGGTGTTGCCGACCCGGGCGCAGAAGTAGTAAAAATGGCACATAAACGGGGCATAAAAGTAGTTCCTATTGTGGGCCCTTCATCTATTTTACTGGCACTAATGGCATCGGGAATGAATGGACAGAATTTTGCGTTTAAAGGTTATTTACCTGTAAAACCACAAGAACGCATACGTGAATTACAAAACCTGGAAAAAACCATTAAAAATACGCAGCAAACACAAATTTTTATCGAAACGCCTTATCGAAATAACCAGCTGGTTGTTGATGTTTTAAAAGGTTGCTCGCAATCAACCCTGTTGTGCATCGCAGCTAACATTACCGGCGAAAAAGAATTTATTCAAACCAAAACTATTCAGGAATGGAAAAAAGGCGGAGTGCCCGATTTGCATAAACAACCGGTAATTTTTTTGTTGGGATAA
- a CDS encoding NUDIX domain-containing protein, translating into MNRAQLLKKLLPGFIPLFVFIAADEIWGTKIGLLVAIGVGIAEMSWIAFKEKRFEKLVLFDTLLLLVLGGVSILLENDIFFKLKPGLIELILVAVLAISAFSKINVIGLMGQRYIKDVTFDDAQIQQMHHSIKVLFFIFLGHTILVFYSAFYMSKEAWAFISGGLFYIIFGVYFLYEFVRQRMKQKKMQQALENEEWVPLVDENGKVTGQAPRSNVHDGSKLLHPVVHLHVLNKNGAILLQKRPQHKLIQPGKWDTAVGGHITAGETLEQALKKEAFEEIGLKYFSAKLQKVYKWESEVESELIYLFTTHNTKGIGIQSDEVDELKFWTKNQVAKNIGEDVFTPNFEHEFKLLKEMGILLP; encoded by the coding sequence ATGAACAGAGCACAGCTGTTAAAAAAATTACTGCCCGGTTTTATTCCTCTTTTTGTTTTTATCGCTGCCGATGAAATTTGGGGGACTAAAATCGGGTTGTTAGTTGCTATAGGAGTTGGTATTGCCGAAATGTCGTGGATTGCTTTTAAAGAAAAGCGATTCGAGAAACTTGTTCTTTTTGATACTTTACTGCTGCTCGTGCTTGGTGGGGTTTCCATTTTACTCGAAAATGATATCTTTTTTAAGCTAAAACCCGGATTAATTGAACTGATTCTGGTGGCGGTTTTAGCCATATCGGCATTTTCAAAAATAAATGTTATTGGATTAATGGGCCAGCGTTATATAAAAGATGTAACGTTTGATGATGCTCAAATACAGCAAATGCACCACAGCATAAAAGTGCTGTTTTTTATTTTTCTGGGGCATACTATTCTGGTTTTTTATTCGGCTTTTTATATGAGTAAAGAAGCCTGGGCCTTCATTAGTGGTGGCTTGTTTTACATTATTTTTGGTGTGTACTTTTTATATGAATTTGTTCGTCAGCGGATGAAGCAGAAAAAAATGCAGCAAGCGCTCGAAAATGAGGAATGGGTGCCTTTGGTTGACGAGAACGGAAAGGTGACAGGGCAGGCCCCACGCAGCAATGTGCACGATGGCAGCAAACTTTTACATCCGGTGGTACACTTGCATGTGTTGAATAAGAATGGAGCCATTTTACTGCAAAAACGTCCGCAACACAAACTCATTCAGCCCGGGAAATGGGATACAGCAGTTGGAGGGCACATTACAGCAGGAGAGACCCTCGAACAGGCCCTGAAAAAGGAAGCTTTTGAAGAAATTGGCTTAAAATATTTTTCAGCCAAATTGCAAAAGGTGTACAAATGGGAATCTGAGGTGGAGTCGGAACTTATTTATCTTTTTACCACGCACAATACAAAAGGTATCGGAATTCAGTCGGATGAAGTGGATGAGTTAAAATTCTGGACGAAAAACCAGGTGGCGAAAAACATTGGAGAAGATGTTTTTACCCCTAATTTTGAACACGAATTTAAGTTGTTGAAGGAAATGGGTATTCTACTTCCGTAA